A region of Plantactinospora sp. BC1 DNA encodes the following proteins:
- a CDS encoding RCC1 domain-containing protein, which translates to MPMSGCWSAGISTTSGRGSSAWRRGAGWICPGHVIRHAVHVSSPVIAAGRRHSLGLCADGTVVAAGTGTSGECRVEDWVQVVAVAAGNVHTASNTGRSHSVGLRADGTVLATGWNGDGQCDVASWRGVTLVAAGWRRTLGLVGDGTVLAAGRLREGACDVSQWREVVALACGDWHSVGLRADGTTDAVGNDRRGQCAVDTWRDVAAVAAGYLHTVGLTNDGRVFAVGDRSTGACDVGAWRDVVAVAGGSYHTVAVTAAGRVVAVGSNDFGQCDVADWRGIVAVAAGSTHTLGLHADGTVVAAGNNEHGQCDITGWDAIRSPD; encoded by the coding sequence ATGCCGATGAGCGGGTGCTGGAGCGCCGGAATCTCAACGACTTCGGGGCGAGGCTCATCAGCCTGGAGGCGTGGAGCGGGTTGGATCTGCCCGGGTCATGTGATCCGTCATGCTGTGCACGTGAGTAGTCCTGTCATCGCCGCTGGACGGCGACACTCGTTAGGGCTGTGTGCTGACGGCACCGTGGTTGCGGCCGGCACGGGGACGTCCGGTGAGTGTCGAGTCGAAGATTGGGTCCAGGTGGTCGCAGTGGCGGCGGGCAACGTGCACACGGCGTCGAACACTGGACGGTCGCACAGCGTCGGCCTCCGCGCGGACGGCACTGTGCTGGCGACGGGCTGGAATGGTGACGGGCAGTGTGACGTCGCGTCATGGCGCGGCGTGACCCTTGTCGCTGCAGGCTGGCGCCGCACCTTGGGGCTCGTTGGTGACGGCACCGTGCTGGCTGCGGGACGGCTCCGCGAGGGAGCGTGCGACGTGAGCCAATGGCGTGAGGTTGTCGCGTTGGCTTGTGGCGACTGGCATTCGGTGGGCCTCAGAGCCGATGGGACCACCGATGCCGTGGGGAACGATCGCCGTGGGCAGTGCGCGGTCGACACGTGGCGTGACGTTGCCGCCGTCGCCGCCGGCTACCTTCACACGGTCGGTCTTACCAACGACGGACGCGTCTTCGCGGTCGGGGATCGATCGACAGGCGCCTGTGACGTCGGTGCTTGGCGGGACGTCGTGGCAGTGGCAGGCGGGAGCTACCACACCGTCGCAGTCACCGCGGCTGGCCGAGTCGTGGCCGTGGGTAGCAACGATTTCGGCCAGTGCGACGTGGCCGACTGGCGCGGGATCGTGGCGGTGGCGGCAGGATCGACCCACACTCTCGGACTACACGCGGACGGAACTGTTGTCGCCGCCGGGAATAACGAACACGGTCAGTGCGACATCACCGGCTGGGACGCGATCCGGTCGCCTGACTAG
- a CDS encoding HIT family protein — MTQGATPAAQGCVFCAIVARQAEVSVVYEDETVTVFMDLNPVTRGHLLVVTREHAVGLEDLDGATSAHVWSVGHNMARALRRSNMRCEGINVLLCDGEVAFQTVFHFHLHVIPRYAGDGWTFKASSPERERSLLDSDAQAIKNAIASMD, encoded by the coding sequence ATGACACAGGGTGCGACACCGGCGGCGCAGGGATGCGTATTCTGCGCCATTGTGGCCCGACAGGCCGAGGTCAGTGTGGTGTACGAAGACGAGACCGTCACGGTCTTCATGGACCTGAACCCCGTTACCCGCGGCCATCTACTCGTCGTGACACGCGAGCACGCGGTGGGCCTCGAAGACCTCGACGGAGCCACGAGCGCTCACGTTTGGTCGGTCGGTCATAACATGGCACGAGCCTTGCGACGCTCGAACATGCGCTGCGAGGGAATCAACGTCCTCCTCTGTGATGGCGAAGTGGCCTTCCAGACGGTCTTCCACTTCCACCTTCACGTCATCCCTCGCTACGCGGGAGACGGCTGGACCTTCAAGGCCAGCTCGCCGGAGCGCGAGAGGTCGCTTCTCGACAGCGACGCGCAAGCGATCAAAAACGCTATCGCGTCGATGGACTGA
- a CDS encoding PPOX class F420-dependent oxidoreductase, with translation MTVADEIVRSRYVSLTTYRKDGTPVSTPVWHVPHGAELWIVTEAGSGKVKRIRNNPQVRVRPCSVRGTVAPDAPSVTGTARLLDDDGTALARKLLARRYVMSRAGNWFARLLRLRRPPMVGIIVSF, from the coding sequence ATGACAGTGGCCGACGAGATCGTCCGTAGCCGGTACGTCAGTCTGACCACCTACCGCAAGGACGGCACCCCGGTGAGCACGCCGGTCTGGCACGTACCGCACGGTGCTGAGCTCTGGATCGTGACCGAAGCGGGCTCGGGCAAGGTCAAGCGGATCCGGAACAACCCACAAGTGCGTGTGCGGCCGTGCTCCGTACGCGGGACGGTGGCGCCGGATGCGCCGAGCGTGACGGGAACGGCCCGGTTGCTCGACGACGACGGGACGGCGCTGGCCCGCAAGCTGCTGGCTAGGCGATACGTCATGTCACGGGCAGGGAACTGGTTCGCTCGCCTGCTGCGGCTACGCCGCCCCCCGATGGTCGGCATCATCGTGTCGTTCTGA
- a CDS encoding DUF4253 domain-containing protein: protein MPGNPLTYLRHDSDGGFLGLDLPPGRAVHETEAGVLEEPILWISDTRPDAGLWGALQAHHGRTGLWPLLLGGSSYEPGSPWTTGELDPGLVKSRPDDHDADVLLAEWWSGYTTVDEDDDMLSAPQRLAVTAPFGDRWPGPAPAGRLREDPRIRAAEFAEHLMADSWLTAPRLGLSASSRGADAPADLGWSGPLNYENDTAQFSTVLRSWEERFGARVVGLGPAELYISVAAPPTDADHALRVAAEHFAFCPDNVWQSSTDTLVRYAESLTNRAWWSFWWD from the coding sequence ATGCCAGGCAATCCGTTGACGTACCTTCGACACGACTCGGACGGCGGCTTTCTCGGCCTTGACCTTCCGCCAGGCCGAGCCGTGCACGAGACCGAGGCCGGGGTTCTCGAGGAGCCGATCCTGTGGATCAGCGACACCCGACCGGACGCGGGTCTGTGGGGGGCACTTCAGGCCCACCACGGCCGGACGGGTTTGTGGCCACTGCTGCTCGGAGGCAGTTCGTACGAGCCGGGCAGTCCTTGGACGACCGGTGAACTCGATCCGGGTCTCGTCAAGTCCAGGCCGGACGATCATGACGCTGACGTACTGCTGGCTGAGTGGTGGTCTGGCTACACGACGGTGGATGAGGACGACGACATGCTCAGCGCGCCGCAGCGGCTGGCCGTAACAGCGCCGTTCGGCGATCGGTGGCCTGGGCCCGCGCCTGCCGGAAGGCTGCGGGAAGATCCCAGGATTCGGGCTGCCGAGTTCGCGGAACATCTGATGGCCGACTCGTGGCTGACCGCGCCGCGCCTCGGGCTGAGCGCCAGTTCCCGTGGTGCGGACGCGCCGGCCGATCTGGGGTGGAGTGGGCCGTTGAACTACGAAAACGACACCGCGCAGTTCAGCACGGTGCTGCGTAGCTGGGAAGAACGTTTCGGTGCCAGGGTCGTCGGCCTCGGACCAGCCGAGCTGTACATCAGCGTCGCTGCTCCGCCCACCGACGCAGACCACGCGCTGCGCGTTGCCGCGGAACACTTCGCGTTCTGCCCCGACAACGTGTGGCAGTCCAGCACGGACACCCTCGTCCGGTACGCCGAGAGCCTCACGAACCGGGCTTGGTGGTCGTTCTGGTGGGACTGA
- a CDS encoding MerR family transcriptional regulator yields the protein MDTNELYGIGDVARRTGLSVSAVRYYADAGVVMPSATTSSGHRLYDVSAIARLELVRTLRELDAGLDEIRQVLAGEATLRELAATHLALLARQEARLRSRRAVLSTIARQDSTAEQVTLMHRLVGMPDEERHRLIDEFWTEVSTGWKPPERMVEWWRAARPELPEHPTAAQLEAWIELAELVRDTEVRQAVRRELYEVCTTGAGPLMTSSPMLDALEAATPIGQAAMDAAREQVPPDSPRGREIADQWIAWLTGIFATPDSPGTPDTPEFRIQAADHMLAGAEWDRTPPEPAGPFDRYMALVTAVNGLPPERFPFEWLAAALRASAVPAP from the coding sequence GTGGACACGAACGAGCTGTACGGTATCGGGGATGTCGCCCGGCGGACCGGTCTGAGCGTCAGCGCCGTCCGGTACTACGCGGACGCCGGTGTCGTCATGCCGTCCGCCACCACTTCGTCCGGTCACCGCCTGTACGACGTGTCGGCCATCGCCCGGCTGGAACTGGTCCGGACGCTACGGGAACTCGACGCCGGCCTGGACGAGATCCGGCAGGTGCTGGCCGGCGAGGCGACGCTGCGCGAGCTGGCCGCCACCCACCTGGCCCTGCTGGCACGGCAGGAGGCACGGCTGCGCAGCCGTCGCGCGGTGCTGTCGACCATCGCGCGGCAAGACTCCACGGCCGAGCAGGTCACCCTGATGCACAGGCTGGTTGGCATGCCGGACGAGGAGCGGCACCGGCTGATCGACGAGTTCTGGACCGAAGTCTCCACCGGCTGGAAGCCGCCGGAGCGGATGGTCGAGTGGTGGCGGGCGGCCCGTCCGGAACTGCCCGAACATCCCACCGCGGCCCAACTGGAGGCGTGGATCGAGCTGGCCGAGCTGGTCCGGGACACCGAGGTCCGGCAGGCCGTGCGTCGTGAGCTGTACGAGGTGTGCACCACCGGGGCCGGACCGCTGATGACCTCGTCGCCGATGCTGGACGCCCTGGAAGCGGCCACACCGATCGGCCAGGCGGCGATGGACGCGGCGCGGGAGCAGGTGCCGCCGGACTCGCCGAGAGGGCGGGAGATCGCCGACCAATGGATCGCCTGGCTGACCGGCATCTTCGCGACACCGGACAGTCCCGGTACGCCGGACACGCCCGAGTTCCGGATCCAGGCGGCCGACCACATGCTCGCGGGCGCGGAGTGGGATCGCACTCCGCCGGAGCCGGCGGGACCGTTCGACCGGTACATGGCGCTGGTCACCGCCGTGAACGGTCTGCCGCCGGAACGGTTCCCGTTCGAGTGGCTGGCCGCGGCACTACGCGCATCCGCCGTACCGGCTCCCTGA
- a CDS encoding acyl-CoA dehydrogenase, translating into MPDHASGHIALAHLQNVLDGPWAAVRRAHRDHLNGKFLPVYGETVDQARERVSRLLTELPVELGMGSAFPVEYGGRSDVGGSIVASEMLAQVDLSLMVKAGVQWGLFGGAIAALGTRRHHDAYLRDIVSGKILGCFAMTETGHGSDVQQLRTTCAYDPHTQTFDLHTPHEAARKDYIGNAARDGRMAVVFAQLITNGRQHGVHAWLVPIRDARGNPLPGVTIGDAGPKAGLLGVDNGRISFDHVTVPRDMLLDRYGQVAEDGTYSSPIENDSRRFFTMLGTLVRGRVSVGGAASAATKSALTIAVRYGDVRRQFGTPDADREVLLNDYLAHQRKLLPALATTYALHFAQAELVAALDEVQGGSGPVDEHRQRELESRAAGLKAAQTWHATRTIQMCREACGGAGYMAENRLPGLKADTDVFTTFEGDNTVLLQLVAKGLLTGYRDEFGSLDGWGRASFVAEQVRAMVLERTAARAVIERLISAVPGRDEEVAVTDRGWQLKVFEDREDHLLDGAVRRLRNGAATKKDRPFDIFNDVQDHVLAAAAAHIDRVTLEAFVAGIEGTADPAVRALLSRVCDLYALSVIEAHKGWFLEHGRLTPARSKAITAVVNSLLKELRPHMRTLVDGFAIPEEWLHCAILREEPDRQETMAAHDAASAPQAVPA; encoded by the coding sequence ATGCCCGACCACGCATCCGGCCACATCGCGCTCGCTCACCTACAGAACGTGCTCGACGGACCGTGGGCTGCCGTTCGCAGGGCGCACCGGGATCACTTGAATGGGAAGTTTCTCCCGGTTTACGGCGAGACCGTTGACCAGGCACGTGAGCGGGTCTCCCGGCTGCTCACCGAGCTTCCCGTCGAGCTGGGTATGGGCTCGGCGTTCCCTGTCGAGTACGGCGGCAGATCCGACGTGGGGGGCTCGATCGTCGCCAGTGAGATGCTGGCGCAGGTCGACCTGTCGCTGATGGTCAAGGCGGGAGTGCAGTGGGGCCTGTTCGGCGGAGCGATCGCGGCCCTGGGCACCCGGCGGCACCACGACGCCTACCTCCGGGACATCGTATCCGGCAAGATTCTCGGCTGCTTCGCGATGACCGAGACCGGCCACGGTTCCGACGTCCAGCAGCTGCGCACCACCTGCGCCTACGATCCCCACACGCAGACCTTTGATCTGCACACCCCGCACGAGGCGGCTCGCAAGGACTACATCGGCAACGCGGCCCGGGACGGGCGGATGGCGGTGGTCTTCGCGCAGCTGATCACCAACGGGCGACAGCACGGCGTACACGCCTGGCTGGTCCCGATCCGCGACGCTCGGGGCAACCCGCTGCCCGGCGTGACCATCGGCGACGCCGGGCCCAAGGCCGGTCTGCTCGGCGTGGACAACGGACGGATCAGCTTCGACCATGTGACGGTACCGCGTGACATGCTGCTGGACCGGTACGGGCAGGTCGCGGAAGACGGGACGTACTCCAGCCCGATCGAGAACGACTCACGGCGCTTCTTCACCATGCTCGGCACGCTGGTTCGCGGCCGGGTGAGCGTGGGTGGCGCCGCGTCGGCGGCCACCAAGTCGGCGCTGACCATCGCGGTGCGCTACGGCGACGTCCGCCGCCAGTTCGGCACCCCCGACGCGGACCGGGAGGTGCTGCTCAACGACTACCTGGCCCACCAGCGCAAGCTGCTTCCCGCCCTGGCCACCACGTACGCGTTGCATTTTGCCCAGGCCGAACTGGTCGCCGCGTTGGACGAGGTCCAGGGCGGCAGCGGCCCGGTCGACGAGCATCGGCAACGGGAGCTGGAGTCCCGGGCCGCCGGTCTCAAGGCCGCACAGACCTGGCACGCGACCCGCACCATCCAGATGTGCCGCGAGGCGTGCGGCGGCGCCGGCTACATGGCCGAGAACCGGCTGCCCGGTCTCAAGGCCGACACCGACGTCTTCACCACGTTCGAGGGCGACAACACGGTGCTGCTGCAGCTGGTGGCCAAGGGGCTGCTCACCGGCTACCGGGACGAGTTCGGCTCGTTGGACGGCTGGGGGCGGGCCTCCTTCGTCGCCGAGCAGGTCCGCGCGATGGTGCTCGAGCGCACCGCCGCGCGAGCGGTCATCGAACGGCTGATCAGCGCCGTGCCCGGCCGTGACGAGGAGGTTGCCGTCACCGACCGCGGCTGGCAGCTCAAGGTGTTCGAGGACCGCGAGGACCACCTCCTCGACGGCGCGGTCCGTCGCCTCCGCAACGGCGCGGCCACCAAGAAGGACCGTCCCTTCGACATCTTCAACGACGTTCAGGACCACGTCCTGGCCGCCGCCGCCGCGCACATCGACCGGGTCACCCTGGAGGCGTTCGTCGCCGGCATCGAGGGCACCGCCGACCCGGCGGTTCGGGCGCTGCTCTCCCGGGTCTGTGACCTGTACGCGCTCAGCGTCATCGAGGCCCACAAGGGGTGGTTCCTGGAACACGGCCGGCTCACGCCAGCCCGCTCGAAGGCGATCACCGCCGTGGTGAACAGCCTGCTCAAGGAGCTGCGCCCGCACATGCGGACGCTGGTGGACGGGTTCGCCATCCCGGAGGAGTGGCTGCACTGCGCCATCCTGCGCGAGGAACCCGACCGGCAGGAGACCATGGCCGCCCATGATGCCGCCAGTGCTCCGCAGGCGGTCCCGGCGTAG
- a CDS encoding class I SAM-dependent methyltransferase encodes MTDTNREILRTTFGQDAELYDQCRPGYPHQLFTDLVTLADLGPPARVLEIGCGTGQATLPLAQLGCHVVAMDLSPDMTAVARRNLAEFPNVTVVTAAFEDWQSSEGAFDAVLSATAFHWLDPEMRMIKVADLLRPGGTLGIVSTHHIAGGTNAFFADAQRCYERFDPTTPPGMRLTTDDETAEETAEFDRSARFGPVEFRRYEWQQTYTAHEYLNLLMTYSGHRAMAPQARSGLFACITHLIDDVYDGEITKQYRTRLAIAHKTP; translated from the coding sequence GTGACCGACACCAACCGGGAAATACTGCGTACCACGTTCGGCCAGGACGCCGAACTCTACGACCAGTGCCGTCCCGGCTATCCACACCAGTTGTTCACCGACCTCGTCACGCTCGCGGATCTCGGTCCACCCGCTCGGGTCCTGGAGATCGGCTGCGGTACCGGCCAAGCGACCCTGCCCCTGGCACAACTGGGATGCCATGTCGTCGCGATGGATCTCAGCCCCGACATGACCGCCGTCGCCCGGCGCAACCTCGCAGAGTTCCCGAACGTCACCGTCGTCACGGCAGCGTTCGAGGACTGGCAGTCCTCGGAGGGCGCCTTCGACGCGGTTCTCTCCGCGACCGCGTTCCACTGGCTCGACCCCGAGATGCGCATGATCAAGGTAGCTGACCTGCTGCGTCCCGGCGGCACCCTCGGCATCGTCTCGACCCACCACATCGCCGGCGGGACGAACGCCTTCTTCGCCGACGCACAACGATGCTACGAACGTTTCGACCCCACCACACCGCCCGGCATGCGCCTGACGACCGATGACGAGACCGCCGAAGAGACAGCAGAGTTCGATCGATCGGCACGATTCGGGCCGGTCGAATTCCGGCGCTACGAGTGGCAACAGACCTACACGGCCCACGAGTACCTGAACCTGCTCATGACCTACTCCGGCCATCGAGCCATGGCACCGCAGGCACGCAGCGGCCTGTTCGCCTGCATCACTCATCTGATCGACGACGTCTACGACGGAGAGATCACCAAGCAGTACCGGACCCGCCTCGCAATCGCGCACAAGACACCGTGA